A single Ptiloglossa arizonensis isolate GNS036 chromosome 2, iyPtiAriz1_principal, whole genome shotgun sequence DNA region contains:
- the Sec22 gene encoding vesicle-trafficking protein SEC22, producing MVLLTMIARIADGLPLAATMQEDEQIGRSILEYQNQAKMLFRKLGPQSPTSCTIETGPYLFHYLIENDVCYLVLCEKNYSKRVAYSYLEDIAQEFHSLYGKRVNTVTRPYSFIEFNTYIQKAKKVFLDGRSRRNMNALNTQLQDVQRIMVQNIDDVLQRGTVLSELDTKTQNLSMLSQKYRKNAAHLNSKSMYIKAVAGLIGFLIFLLYFFIL from the exons atggTGTTGTTAACGATGATAGCGAGGATAGCAGATGGTTTACCATTAGCGGCAACCATGCAAGAAGACGAACAG ATTGGAAGAAGCATTTTAGAATATCAGAATCAGGCAAAAATGTTATTTAGAAAGTTGGGTCCTCAGTCTCCAACCTCATGTACTATAGAAACGGGCCCATATTTAtttca TTACCTAATTGAAAATGATGTATGTTACTTGGTATTGTGCGAAAAGAATTACAGTAAACGTGTGGCTTATAGTTATCTTGAAGATATTGCACAAGAATTTCATTCTTTGTACGGCAAACGTGTTAATACCGTTACTAGGCCTTATAGTTTTATTGAATTca ATACATACATTCAAAAAGCAAAGAAAGTCTTCTTGGATGGTAGATCTAGAAGAAATATGAATGCACTCAATACCCAATTGCAAGATGTGCAAAGAATTATGGTTCAAAATATTGATGATGTCTTACAAAGGGGTACAGTTCTTTCAG AATTAGATACAAAAACACAAAATCTGTCCATGTTGTCACAGAAATATAGGAAAAATGCAGCACACTTAAACAGTAAATCAATGTATATAAAGGCTGTGGCTGGACTGATTGGATTTTTGATCTTCCTGTtgtatttctttattctttaG
- the LOC143155020 gene encoding box C/D snoRNA protein 1 isoform X2 — translation MCNGIRDKTKFVPLKSFTDLDVLSDYRLLEEVGRSVDQLKRDPLKRCTRQNTLPMHLCKLRSAAYKKRINLEFMPQHFSRHKNNTTFLNWKTNELYWRIEWIFPQAEHTKWTTEKALDTTRLSALTEEILDPIKSLENKSDIEQLNLRMYLNDKLQFYQAAGLSGIKILLKAEKIIKSNSKFHELDVTLTLKENLENKTIIEFPTIYVILKDHSDMYEIIDTDHEDMEDLESKCYNRNVSRKKKQRYNQCNTKIEQNSTVNYFFNCEFSESDEERISNDQKTKHLPNFEIPKYDELVKMEQ, via the exons ATGTGCAATGGTATTCGAGacaaaacaaaatttgtacCATTAAAATCATTTACAGACTTGGACGTTTTAAGTG ATTATAGACTCCTTGAGGAAGTTGGCAGATCAGTTGATCAGTTGAAAAGAGATCCATTAAAAAGATGTACGCGTCAAAATACTTTACCAATG CATTTGTGCAAGCTTAGATCAGCTGCATacaaaaaaagaattaatttagaatttatGCCACAACACTTTAGTAgacataaaaataatacaacattTTTAAACTGGAAAACTAATGAGTTATATTGGAGAATAGAGTGGATTTTTCCCCAGGCAGAACATACAAAATGGACTACAGAAAA agcTCTGGATACTACAAGATTATCTGCTCTTACAGAAGAAATTTTGGATCCTATTAAATCGCTAGAAAATAAGAGTGATATAGAACAACTGAATTTAAGAATGTATTTAAATGATAAACTACAATTTTACCAAGCAGCTGGTTTAtctggaataaaaattcttttaaagGCAGAAAAGATCATAAAGTCAAATTCAAA gtTTCATGAGTTAGATGTTACACTTACCTTGAAAGAAAATCtagaaaataaaactataatagAATTTCCAACAATATATGTTATCTTGAAAGACCACTCGGATATGTATGAAATTATAGATACTG ATCATGAAGATATGGAAGATTTAGAAAGTAAATGCTATAATAGGAATGTATCGaggaagaaaaaacaaagatataatcaatgcaatacaaaaatagaacaaaattcaacggtaaattatttttttaattgcgAGTTTTCAGAAtctgacgaagaaagaataagtAACGATCAAAAAACTAAACATTTACCTAATTTTGAAATACCCAAGTATGATGAATTAGTTAAAATggaacaataa
- the LOC143155020 gene encoding box C/D snoRNA protein 1 isoform X1, whose amino-acid sequence MATSSGKIEDCEVCGTSKAKYTCPKCEVRTCCLQCINIHKKELMCNGIRDKTKFVPLKSFTDLDVLSDYRLLEEVGRSVDQLKRDPLKRCTRQNTLPMHLCKLRSAAYKKRINLEFMPQHFSRHKNNTTFLNWKTNELYWRIEWIFPQAEHTKWTTEKALDTTRLSALTEEILDPIKSLENKSDIEQLNLRMYLNDKLQFYQAAGLSGIKILLKAEKIIKSNSKFHELDVTLTLKENLENKTIIEFPTIYVILKDHSDMYEIIDTDHEDMEDLESKCYNRNVSRKKKQRYNQCNTKIEQNSTVNYFFNCEFSESDEERISNDQKTKHLPNFEIPKYDELVKMEQ is encoded by the exons ATGGCGACGTCCAGTGGCAA AATCGAAGATTGTGAAGTGTGCGGTACAAGTAAAGCAAAATACACGTGTCCAAAATGTGAGGTTAGGACTTGCTGTCTTCAATGTATAAACATTCACAAAAAAGAGTTAATGTGCAATGGTATTCGAGacaaaacaaaatttgtacCATTAAAATCATTTACAGACTTGGACGTTTTAAGTG ATTATAGACTCCTTGAGGAAGTTGGCAGATCAGTTGATCAGTTGAAAAGAGATCCATTAAAAAGATGTACGCGTCAAAATACTTTACCAATG CATTTGTGCAAGCTTAGATCAGCTGCATacaaaaaaagaattaatttagaatttatGCCACAACACTTTAGTAgacataaaaataatacaacattTTTAAACTGGAAAACTAATGAGTTATATTGGAGAATAGAGTGGATTTTTCCCCAGGCAGAACATACAAAATGGACTACAGAAAA agcTCTGGATACTACAAGATTATCTGCTCTTACAGAAGAAATTTTGGATCCTATTAAATCGCTAGAAAATAAGAGTGATATAGAACAACTGAATTTAAGAATGTATTTAAATGATAAACTACAATTTTACCAAGCAGCTGGTTTAtctggaataaaaattcttttaaagGCAGAAAAGATCATAAAGTCAAATTCAAA gtTTCATGAGTTAGATGTTACACTTACCTTGAAAGAAAATCtagaaaataaaactataatagAATTTCCAACAATATATGTTATCTTGAAAGACCACTCGGATATGTATGAAATTATAGATACTG ATCATGAAGATATGGAAGATTTAGAAAGTAAATGCTATAATAGGAATGTATCGaggaagaaaaaacaaagatataatcaatgcaatacaaaaatagaacaaaattcaacggtaaattatttttttaattgcgAGTTTTCAGAAtctgacgaagaaagaataagtAACGATCAAAAAACTAAACATTTACCTAATTTTGAAATACCCAAGTATGATGAATTAGTTAAAATggaacaataa
- the LOC143155349 gene encoding zinc finger CCCH-type with G patch domain-containing protein, translating into MTDAKSLRESIVQYEHQLAQVQATLSAAVSGADRDNLLSLKSDIQELINLTKESLLSIETADVGHESKIENLNDEDEDPLTKEYALFKAELEEVSNDSENSKQNEQADGTSNNIEEELRQLEGMKCRAPHGSSWGGIGYHNAMICSIYRNDVTEIKNMQDIKVRVLFLNPTHKEILPCPYYLDGKCKFSDQDCRFSHGELVPLSSIQEYREPDFQSIKMGSRVLAKQKNELWHRCVVLKLPDKDGDVFRIKFEASGNIAEICLQDILPLDDADLEMSDTSEDTNSETDLPEYSKEEVIHKSLLTLESNAPLGNWEKHTRGIGSKLMAQMGYIVGTGLGKRSDGRIEPVEATVLPAGKSLDHCMELRENAGGDKNLFSVERRMRKQQRRLEQQRERQYRRVKQREEKTIFNFINATLGDKSKIETQTSTSKSKNNLKTESNRQLNVASFRIGENILRLERESSKLKESLARHTKGSVHYNNILMKYNEKQKELLDLRASEKNIVAEQNQRKNRAKLSIF; encoded by the exons ATGACAGACGCAAAAAGTTTAAGAGAGTCGATCGTGCAATACGAACACCAA CTGGCACAAGTTCAGGCAACCTTATCCGCAGCAGTATCAGGGGCCGACAGAGACAATTTGTTAAGCTTAAAGTCAGATATACAAGAACTAATTAATTTGACAAAAGAAAGTTTGCTAAGCATCGAAACGGCTGACGTAGGACACGAATCGaagattgaaaatttaaatgacGAGGATGAGGATCCACTGACGAAGGAATATGCCTTATTTAAG GCGGAATTGGAGGAAGTTTCGAATGACTCTGAGAATAGTAAGCAGAATGAACAAGCTGATGGAACTTCGAACAATATAGAA GAAGAGTTGAGGCAGCTCGAAGGCATGAAATGTAGAGCCCCCCATGGTAGCAGTTGGGGAGGTATTGGTTATCATAACGCTATGATATGCTCAATTTATCGGAACGATGTTACGGAAATAAAAAACATGCAAGATATAAAG GTCAGAGTACTTTTCCTAAATCCAACACACAAAGAAATACTTCCGTGTCCTTATTATTTGGATGGGAAATGTAAATTTTCTGACCAGGATTGCAGATTTTCGCACGGTGAACTAGTACCGTTATCTAGCATACAGGAATATAG GGAACCTGATTTTCAAAGTATAAAAATGGGCAGTAGAGTACTGGCGAAGCAAAAAAATGAATTATGGCACAGATGTGTTGTACTAAAATTGCCAGATAAAGATGGAGATGTTTTTCGAATCAAATTCGAAGCAAGTGGTAATATTGCTGAAATTTGTTTGCAAGACATTCTCCCTCTTG ACGATGCAGACTTAGAAATGTCAGACACGTCTGAAGATACAAATAGTGAAACTGATTTGCCAGAATATTCCAAAGAAGAAGTAATTCATAAGTCTCTCCTTACTTTGGAAAGTAATGCACCGCTAGGAAATTGGGAGAAACATACACGTGGTATAGGTAGTAAATTAATGGCTCAAATGGGATACATAGTGGGTACTGGTCTTGGAAAACGTTCGGACGGCAGAATAGAACCAGTTGAAGCGACAGTGTTGCCTGCTGGTAAATCTTTAG ATCACTGTATGGAGTTACGAGAAAATGCGGGCGGAGATAAAAATCTATTTTCTGTAGAACGTAGAATGCGAAAGCAACAGAGAAGATTAGAACAACAAAGGGAAAGACAATATCGAAGAGTAAaacaacgagaagaaaaaactatatttaatttcataaatgCAACCCTGGGTGATAAAT CTAAAATTGAAACACAAACGAGTACCTCAAAAAGTAAGAATAATCTCAAAACAGAATCGAACCGCCAATTAAACGTAGCGAgcttccgaattggagaaaataTTCTAAGGCTGGAGAGAGAATCCTCTAAGTTAAAAGAATCGTTAGCAAGACATACAAAGGGTAGTGTACACTATAATAACATTCTTatgaaatataatgaaaaacaaaaagaacTTCTTGATTTGAGGGCATCGGAAAAAAATATAGTTGCTGAACAAAATCAGCGAAAGAACAGAGCAAAACTCTCTATATTTTGA
- the LOC143143216 gene encoding uncharacterized protein LOC143143216 isoform X1, with product MSEVSERRGPERRRRRAVAFGDPSQDLVPKQKNQMEASESAAIGAAPASGDGGEGTAGTRRGSSSRQHRRLLSTLQRSDPDPKSSASTAATSGTVFGLDGRFPLHRGRPVPERDLCSRMPALTRPIAAVPGPYPPPGRRRRHSSSLGRILEPKRRKNGVDDPSTRTTTAPDHRDRESVLFETVPGPLHRIHRRRTVVVRDVLVQRVENRHDTVKCASRETTQTDSD from the exons ATGTCAGAAGTATCTGAGCGTCGCGGACCGGAGCGACGTCGCCGACGCGCTGTCGCTTTCGGAGACCCAAGTCAAGACCTGGTACCAAAACAGAAG AACCAAATGGAAGCGTCAGAATCAgctgcgattggagcagctccGGCATCAGGCGACGGTGGAGAAGGAACTGCTGGTACGCGGCGTGGGTCTTCATCACGGCAGCATAGACGCCTATTGTCCACCTTACAACGCTCAGACCCAGACCCAAAGTCATCCGCCTCCACCGCCGCCACCTCCGGCACCGTCTTCGGCCTCGACGGCCGCTTTCCTCTCCACCGCGGCCGCCCTGTTCCGGAACGTGACCTATGTTCACGGATGCCCGCTCTAACCCGGCCGATCGCCGCGGTTCCAGGACCGTATCCGCCTCCGGGCCGCCGACGTAGGCACTCCTCTTCCCTCGGGAGGATCCTCGAGCCGAAACGACGCAAAAACGGCGTCGACGATCCCTCGACTCGAACCACGACCGCTCCGGATCATCGAGATCGTGAGTCGGTACTGTTCGAAACGGTTCCTGGACCTTTGCATCGGATTCACCGTCGTCGTACCGTTGTCGTTCGGGATGTTTTGGTGCAAAGGGTCGAGAACCGCCACGATACGGTGAAGTGCGCGAGCAGAGAAACGACGCAAACGGATTCGGACTAA
- the LOC143143216 gene encoding uncharacterized protein LOC143143216 isoform X2, producing the protein MMQEHKSFLIRDLLGDVLSERVHEDSEDDSAVHSDSEDTIDPGSSPCTRLESPPPALSPSPTAATSGKSCGTTSGPPSGRKPRRRRTAFTHAQLAYLERKFRCQKYLSVADRSDVADALSLSETQVKTWYQNRRTKWKRQNQLRLEQLRHQATVEKELLVRGVGLHHGSIDAYCPPYNAQTQTQSHPPPPPPPPAPSSASTAAFLSTAAALFRNVTYVHGCPL; encoded by the exons ATGATGCAGGAGCACAAATCGTTCCTCATAAGGGATCTCCTGGGGGACGTTCTGTCCGAGAGAGTGCACG AAGACTCGGAGGACGATTCGGCCGTTCACTCGGACTCCGAGGACACGATCGACCCTGGAAGCAGTCCGTGCACCCGTTTGGAAAGTCCTCCGCCGGCTCTGTCGCCGTCGCCGACGGCAGCAACTTCTGGCAAGTCCTGCGGGACGACCAGTGGCCCTCCTAGCGGCAGAAAGCCCAGGAGAAGACGCACGGCGTTCACCCATGCCCAGCTCGCCTACCTGGAACGGAAGTTTCGATGTCAGAAGTATCTGAGCGTCGCGGACCGGAGCGACGTCGCCGACGCGCTGTCGCTTTCGGAGACCCAAGTCAAGACCTGGTACCAAAACAGAAG AACCAAATGGAAGCGTCAGAATCAgctgcgattggagcagctccGGCATCAGGCGACGGTGGAGAAGGAACTGCTGGTACGCGGCGTGGGTCTTCATCACGGCAGCATAGACGCCTATTGTCCACCTTACAACGCTCAGACCCAGACCCAAAGTCATCCGCCTCCACCGCCGCCACCTCCGGCACCGTCTTCGGCCTCGACGGCCGCTTTCCTCTCCACCGCGGCCGCCCTGTTCCGGAACGTGACCTATGTTCACGGATGCCCGCTCTAA
- the LOC143143216 gene encoding uncharacterized protein LOC143143216 isoform X3, whose translation MMQEHKSFLIRDLLGDVLSERVHDSEDDSAVHSDSEDTIDPGSSPCTRLESPPPALSPSPTAATSGKSCGTTSGPPSGRKPRRRRTAFTHAQLAYLERKFRCQKYLSVADRSDVADALSLSETQVKTWYQNRRTKWKRQNQLRLEQLRHQATVEKELLVRGVGLHHGSIDAYCPPYNAQTQTQSHPPPPPPPPAPSSASTAAFLSTAAALFRNVTYVHGCPL comes from the exons ATGATGCAGGAGCACAAATCGTTCCTCATAAGGGATCTCCTGGGGGACGTTCTGTCCGAGAGAGTGCACG ACTCGGAGGACGATTCGGCCGTTCACTCGGACTCCGAGGACACGATCGACCCTGGAAGCAGTCCGTGCACCCGTTTGGAAAGTCCTCCGCCGGCTCTGTCGCCGTCGCCGACGGCAGCAACTTCTGGCAAGTCCTGCGGGACGACCAGTGGCCCTCCTAGCGGCAGAAAGCCCAGGAGAAGACGCACGGCGTTCACCCATGCCCAGCTCGCCTACCTGGAACGGAAGTTTCGATGTCAGAAGTATCTGAGCGTCGCGGACCGGAGCGACGTCGCCGACGCGCTGTCGCTTTCGGAGACCCAAGTCAAGACCTGGTACCAAAACAGAAG AACCAAATGGAAGCGTCAGAATCAgctgcgattggagcagctccGGCATCAGGCGACGGTGGAGAAGGAACTGCTGGTACGCGGCGTGGGTCTTCATCACGGCAGCATAGACGCCTATTGTCCACCTTACAACGCTCAGACCCAGACCCAAAGTCATCCGCCTCCACCGCCGCCACCTCCGGCACCGTCTTCGGCCTCGACGGCCGCTTTCCTCTCCACCGCGGCCGCCCTGTTCCGGAACGTGACCTATGTTCACGGATGCCCGCTCTAA
- the LOC143143643 gene encoding adenylate kinase 8, with translation MATQLVIQKPDDHLAFMKQYLEYAVKRLDASRIVLIAPPRFDRMALAKVLQEELGVRPLTLKDLQKACVKEDDDCYCVESKDLALAMRKILESGALHKCGWLLVDLPRTKKEARVFQRLGILPTHAIQLTISNESDNWKNISTDAIYQEGYNPANSTKKSDERRYLKKLQELREAYSNCLIVVEVGIRTIDELGKDCAKLAKIKKHYGAPSLFRIVLIGSRGSGCTTLAKSLTKRFNLVHIDYDYVAEQARLQQNTLGQKLRSFEYKLGVRPKPEIRIQIVEKHISGYECLKRGWVLTGYPKTVEDFKLLDLNPTPPNRVIFVEVQGDVCRERLLNRRYNVITGSKHNLSTISCYTDTNDCKLGVHPKDYRLIVERDLQEFEENVADMMQYAGESAVKIDGNVEEKVVREKVETCLMCPAPNSYSRVPRPPPVIDPMDIEFDPDDESNSNVFDEIRVSEPTYTFV, from the exons ATGGCCACTCAGCTGGTAATTCAAAAACCGGACGACCATCTTGCATTTATGAAACAATACCTTGAATATGCTGTAAAAAGGCTGGATGCTTCCAGGATTGTTCTGATTGCTCCTCCAAGATTTG ATAGAATGGCTCTAGCAAAAGTTCTTCAGGAGGAATTGGGTGTCCGTCCCTTGACCTTGAAAGACCTTCAAAAAGCATGTGTTAAGGAAGAT GATGACTGTTATTGCGTAGAATCGAAAGATCTTGCATTGGCTAtgagaaaaattttagaaagcggGGCATTACATAAATGCGGATGGCTCCTCGTTG ACTTaccgagaacgaagaaagaggcacGAGTGTTTCAACGTTTGGGAATATTACCAACGCACGCCATACAGCTGACAATTTCAAATGAATCCG ataattggaaaaatatttccacggaCGCCATTTACCAGGAAGgttataatccggcgaattCTACAAAAAAGTCGGACGAACGTCGTTATCTGAAAAAATTGCAAGAACTGCGAGAGGCGTACTCGAATTGTTTAATAGTTG TTGAGGTCGGAATTCGGACCATCGATGAACTTGGAAAAGATTGCGCAAAATTggcgaaaataaaaaaacattatGGGGCACCGTCGCTATTTCGCATCGTGCTCATTGGATCCAGAGGATCTGGTTGCACCACTTTGGCAAAATCCTTAACCAAGCGATTTAATCTTGTTCATA ttGACTACGATTACGTCGCAGAACAGGCACGTTTACAACAAAATACTTTGGGACAGAAgcttcgatcgttcgagtatAAATTGGGAGTAAGACCCAAGCCTGAAATTAGGATACAGATCGTCGAA AAACATATATCTGGGTACGAGTGCTTGAAAAGAGGTTGGGTGTTAACCGGGTATCCAAAGACGGTGGAAGATTTTAAGCTGCTGGATCTGAATCCCACACCTCCAAATAG AGTGATATTTGTGGAGGTACAAGGAGATGTCTGCAGAGAAAGGTTGCTTAATCGTCGGTACAATGTTATCACTGGTAGCAAGCACAACTTGTCCACGATAAGTTGTTACACTGATACAAATGATTGTAAATTAGGTGTACATCCGAAAGATTACAGACTAATCGTCGAACGAGAT CTTCAAGAATTTGAAGAGAATGTGGCCGACATGATGCAGTACGCGGGCGAATCCGCGGTAAAAATCGATGGAAACGTGGAGGAAAAGGTCGTTCGGGAAAAAGTGGAAACATGTTTGATGTGCCCGGCTCCGAATTCATACTCGAGGGTGCCAAGACCTCCGCCCGTGATCGATCCAATGGACATTGAATTCGATCCTGATGACGAATCGAATTCCAATGTATTCGACGAGATACGCGTATCTGAGCCTACGTACACCTTCGTCTAA